The Acidobacteriota bacterium genome includes a window with the following:
- a CDS encoding efflux RND transporter periplasmic adaptor subunit, with amino-acid sequence MKSQWIGLALVGVVACGACGACKATNADSPKPDVQQSKPDKTAERNTVRVPGAIQKKWGIDVAQATRTTVAGAIALPGVLSLDLQHTAQISSLLDGQVVLVGAQVGDEVRQHQVLVTVHAPALAQAKTAYLQAGAKLELARRELERAEILLKQEAIDQKEHLRRRAEFENASIEFAVAESNLHSYGLDQATVEQLLRQARRPNNGTAAMDDLAEPYLTLTAPIAGHVVERDVINGQHIEPQKMLLTISDLSTLWALLDAREADLPHVVRGREVRITTSLYPDRVWHGRVDHVGDIVDEKTRTVKIRVVVRNDGRLLKPNMYIQGELPNAVSARNVLTLPQEAIQTIGGESMVFVREEADTFVARLVEVGDRIGARRAVLRGLDGSEMVVIAGAFNLKAELLKSTLAGE; translated from the coding sequence ATGAAGAGCCAGTGGATCGGCCTGGCGCTGGTCGGCGTGGTCGCGTGCGGCGCGTGCGGCGCGTGCAAGGCTACCAACGCCGACAGCCCGAAGCCGGACGTACAGCAGTCCAAGCCCGACAAGACCGCGGAGCGGAATACGGTTCGCGTTCCCGGTGCAATCCAGAAGAAGTGGGGCATCGACGTCGCCCAGGCGACGCGAACCACTGTCGCCGGCGCGATCGCGCTTCCCGGCGTGCTGAGCCTCGACCTGCAACACACCGCGCAGATCTCCTCGCTCCTCGACGGCCAGGTGGTATTGGTCGGCGCCCAAGTGGGCGACGAGGTGCGTCAGCACCAGGTGCTCGTCACGGTGCACGCGCCCGCCCTGGCGCAGGCCAAGACGGCCTACCTGCAGGCCGGCGCGAAGTTGGAACTCGCGCGGCGCGAACTCGAGCGGGCGGAGATCCTCCTGAAGCAGGAAGCGATCGACCAGAAGGAACACCTTCGACGACGGGCCGAGTTCGAGAACGCCTCGATCGAGTTCGCCGTGGCCGAGTCGAATCTGCACTCCTACGGCCTCGACCAGGCCACCGTCGAACAACTACTTCGCCAGGCGCGCCGACCGAACAACGGCACCGCGGCGATGGACGATCTCGCCGAGCCCTACCTCACACTGACGGCCCCAATCGCCGGTCACGTCGTCGAGCGCGACGTGATCAACGGGCAGCACATCGAGCCGCAGAAGATGCTGCTGACGATATCCGATCTCTCCACGCTCTGGGCCCTCCTCGACGCGCGCGAGGCCGACCTGCCGCACGTGGTCCGCGGCCGTGAGGTGCGCATCACGACGAGCCTCTACCCGGACCGCGTCTGGCATGGTCGGGTGGATCATGTGGGCGATATCGTGGACGAGAAGACCCGCACCGTCAAAATCCGGGTCGTCGTGCGCAACGACGGGCGGCTCCTCAAACCGAACATGTACATCCAGGGCGAGTTGCCAAACGCGGTGAGCGCACGAAACGTGCTCACGCTTCCTCAGGAAGCGATCCAGACGATCGGCGGCGAGTCGATGGTGTTCGTTCGCGAGGAAGCGGACACGTTCGTGGCGCGCCTGGTGGAAGTCGGTGATCGCATCGGCGCCCGACGTGCAGTATTACGAGGATTGGATGGATCGGAAATGGTGGTCATCGCCGGAGCGTTTAACCTCAAGGCGGAACTCCTGAAATCGACATTGGCCGGCGAGTAG